One stretch of Chryseobacterium fluminis DNA includes these proteins:
- a CDS encoding ABC transporter ATP-binding protein codes for MENFIEIKNLYKKYKNADDFSVNDISLTIDKNEIYGILGPNGAGKTTLISMLSGLIKPTSGSFTISGLSPQKEGYKLRQIIGIVPQEYALYPTLTAKENLMFFGSLYGLSHKKLRNAIDESLEIMGLSKFADKKVEQFSGGMKRRCNLIAGTLHHPKVLFLDEPTVGVDVQSKKAIIDYLLELNKKGTCIIYTSHHLSEAEEFCTKIAIIDHGKIHAVGTPEELVNRVTGSENLEDVFISLTGKELRDVV; via the coding sequence ATGGAGAATTTTATTGAGATTAAAAATTTATATAAAAAATATAAAAATGCAGATGATTTCTCTGTAAATGATATCTCGCTGACTATTGATAAGAACGAAATCTACGGTATTCTGGGGCCTAACGGAGCCGGAAAAACCACTTTGATATCTATGCTTTCAGGCTTAATAAAACCCACTTCCGGAAGCTTTACCATCAGTGGCCTGTCCCCTCAGAAAGAGGGTTATAAATTAAGGCAGATTATTGGGATTGTTCCTCAGGAATATGCCCTGTATCCAACACTGACAGCTAAAGAAAATTTAATGTTCTTCGGAAGTCTTTACGGTTTAAGTCACAAAAAGCTAAGGAATGCCATTGATGAGTCACTGGAAATCATGGGCCTGTCAAAATTTGCCGATAAAAAAGTAGAACAGTTTTCAGGAGGAATGAAGCGCCGCTGTAATCTTATTGCAGGAACCCTGCATCACCCGAAAGTTCTGTTTTTGGACGAACCTACCGTTGGCGTTGATGTTCAGTCCAAAAAAGCAATCATCGATTATCTTCTTGAGCTTAATAAAAAAGGAACCTGTATTATTTATACCTCACATCACCTGTCGGAAGCAGAGGAGTTCTGCACCAAAATAGCGATCATCGATCATGGGAAAATACATGCGGTCGGAACTCCTGAAGAACTGGTAAACAGAGTGACAGGCTCTGAAAATCTAGAAGATGTTTTCATTTCATTAACCGGAAAAGAATTAAGAGATGTTGTATAA
- a CDS encoding ABC transporter permease → MLYKLWRSFVKEILLLKRDIGGIVIIFVMPLLLIITITLIQDSTFKNLEGSKIPIIFIDNDKSEISKNIKYELESSKTFELLTHYNEKSAQDAVFSGDYQMAIVIPENLTTDLNAEIESKVKTIVSSFGLEENSDKAKLKTVKAKDIHLYFDPATNAGFKNNVMNAVNKMVFEIENKKIYKAFQDQLGTTENLEENKNLISFKEITPKKGAMETIPNSVQHNVPAWALFAIFFIVVPLSINLVKEKSQGTSVRARISPTPYFVHILGKTFTYLIICIIQFLLMVAVGIYLFPYMDLPQFDVTGKMFQLMVVTLFSGLAAIGFGVLLGTVADTQEQSAPFGATSVVVLAAIGGIWVPVFLMPEFMQTIAKFSPMNWGLNAYYDIILRNSGIGGIAKELSFLFLFYLAMVGISLIYERKQNAV, encoded by the coding sequence ATGTTGTATAAATTGTGGAGAAGTTTTGTTAAGGAAATTCTTTTACTGAAAAGAGATATTGGCGGGATCGTTATTATTTTTGTGATGCCGTTGTTACTCATTATCACGATCACCCTGATTCAGGATTCTACTTTCAAGAATCTTGAAGGCTCAAAAATCCCGATCATTTTTATTGATAACGATAAATCTGAGATTTCAAAAAATATAAAATACGAACTTGAAAGCAGCAAAACTTTTGAACTTCTGACCCATTATAATGAAAAATCAGCACAGGATGCCGTTTTTTCAGGAGACTATCAGATGGCTATCGTTATTCCTGAAAATTTAACCACAGATTTAAATGCTGAGATAGAATCCAAAGTCAAGACGATTGTAAGTTCGTTCGGTCTCGAGGAAAATTCAGATAAAGCAAAGTTGAAAACGGTGAAAGCCAAAGACATTCATTTATATTTTGATCCTGCGACTAACGCAGGTTTCAAAAACAATGTGATGAATGCGGTTAATAAAATGGTTTTTGAGATCGAGAATAAAAAGATTTACAAAGCTTTCCAGGATCAGTTGGGAACCACCGAAAATCTTGAAGAAAATAAAAACTTAATCAGCTTTAAAGAGATCACTCCTAAAAAGGGAGCCATGGAAACCATTCCCAACTCCGTTCAGCATAACGTTCCGGCCTGGGCACTGTTTGCCATTTTCTTTATTGTCGTGCCTCTGTCTATTAATCTGGTTAAAGAAAAAAGCCAGGGAACCAGCGTAAGAGCCAGGATAAGCCCAACTCCTTATTTTGTGCATATTTTAGGGAAGACATTTACCTATCTTATCATCTGTATCATCCAGTTTTTATTGATGGTAGCAGTAGGAATTTACCTGTTTCCGTACATGGATTTGCCACAGTTTGATGTTACCGGAAAAATGTTCCAGCTTATGGTAGTGACTTTATTTTCAGGTCTGGCTGCCATTGGGTTTGGTGTTTTATTGGGAACTGTTGCTGATACCCAGGAACAGTCGGCTCCATTTGGCGCGACATCCGTTGTCGTATTAGCCGCAATCGGAGGAATCTGGGTCCCGGTTTTTTTAATGCCTGAATTTATGCAGACCATTGCCAAATTCTCGCCAATGAACTGGGGACTGAATGCTTACTATGATATTATTCTGAGAAACAGCGGAATCGGCGGAATCGCAAAAGAATTGTCGTTCCTCTTTTTATTCTATCTTGCCATGGTGGGTATTTCATTAATTTACGAAAGAAAACAAAATGCAGTCTAA
- a CDS encoding acyl-CoA thioesterase, producing the protein MQSKEEIILQCTEQVRVRFNETDPLGIVWHGHYIVYFEDGREAFGRQHGLTYLDIQNAGFVTPIVKSTCEHFLPLKYGETFNIVTTFVNAASAKLIYRYELFNEDHKLVCSGETIQVFLDADNKLCLYNPDFFQAWKDKMGLS; encoded by the coding sequence ATGCAGTCTAAAGAAGAAATTATATTACAGTGTACAGAACAGGTAAGGGTGCGATTTAACGAAACTGATCCCCTGGGAATTGTCTGGCACGGACATTACATCGTCTATTTCGAAGACGGGAGAGAAGCTTTCGGGAGGCAGCACGGCTTAACCTATCTTGATATTCAGAATGCCGGATTTGTAACACCGATCGTGAAAAGTACCTGTGAACATTTTCTTCCTTTAAAATATGGCGAAACATTCAATATTGTAACGACTTTCGTAAATGCTGCTTCAGCAAAATTGATCTATCGGTACGAGCTTTTTAATGAAGACCACAAATTAGTATGCTCCGGAGAAACGATCCAGGTGTTTCTGGATGCTGATAACAAGTTGTGTCTGTATAATCCTGATTTTTTTCAGGCATGGAAAGATAAAATGGGCTTATCATGA